A genomic stretch from Flavobacteriales bacterium includes:
- the kynU gene encoding kynureninase, whose protein sequence is MQFENSKSFAQQLDAEDPLKEYRNRFHHPKLNGKAATYFCGNSLGLEPKTAKDFVNQELDDWAEFAVEGHFHAKTPWFSYQDIFPEQLSKLVGAQPKEVTVMNGLTVNLHLLMVSFYVPRGKRYKIICEAKAFPSDQYALESQVRFHGYEPEEAIIEIAPRDGEDLIREEDILKAIDETGDELALVMFGGVNYYTGQVFDMKTITEAGHKVGAVVGFDLAHGAGNIPLQLHDWDVDFACWCSYKYLNSGPGNVSGVFVHERHCNNPKLYRFAGWWGNDPDSRFRMEPGFVPAEGARGWQLSNVPVFGMAVHKAALDVHAEVGMEKLRGKSLKLTGYLEFLIDELNSEDVRIITPRNPDQRGCQLSLYVDREAKKLHQALLDEGIITDYREPNVIRLAPVPLYNSFEDVWTFADVLRRHLC, encoded by the coding sequence ATGCAGTTCGAAAATTCAAAAAGCTTTGCGCAGCAGCTGGATGCGGAAGACCCGCTGAAGGAATACCGCAACCGTTTTCATCATCCGAAACTGAACGGAAAGGCGGCCACCTATTTCTGTGGCAATTCGTTGGGTTTGGAACCGAAAACCGCTAAGGATTTCGTTAATCAGGAGTTGGATGATTGGGCCGAGTTTGCCGTAGAAGGACACTTCCACGCCAAAACGCCATGGTTCAGTTACCAGGATATTTTTCCAGAACAATTGAGCAAACTGGTCGGTGCGCAACCCAAAGAAGTAACTGTGATGAACGGTCTGACGGTGAACCTTCATCTGTTGATGGTCTCATTTTACGTTCCGAGAGGCAAGCGCTACAAGATCATCTGCGAAGCGAAAGCATTTCCGAGCGATCAGTACGCATTGGAAAGTCAGGTGAGATTCCATGGTTATGAGCCTGAAGAAGCCATTATTGAGATCGCTCCGCGCGATGGTGAAGACCTTATCCGCGAAGAAGATATTCTGAAGGCCATTGACGAAACGGGCGATGAGTTGGCGTTGGTCATGTTCGGTGGTGTGAACTACTACACGGGACAGGTTTTCGATATGAAAACGATAACCGAAGCAGGGCATAAGGTCGGTGCTGTTGTTGGATTCGACTTAGCCCACGGTGCTGGAAATATTCCATTGCAACTGCACGATTGGGATGTGGATTTTGCCTGTTGGTGTAGTTACAAATACTTGAATTCTGGGCCAGGAAATGTTTCTGGGGTTTTCGTTCACGAGCGGCATTGCAACAACCCAAAACTTTATCGCTTTGCAGGTTGGTGGGGAAATGATCCTGATTCGCGTTTTAGAATGGAACCGGGTTTTGTTCCGGCCGAAGGGGCCAGAGGTTGGCAGTTGAGTAACGTTCCAGTTTTTGGAATGGCGGTACACAAAGCTGCGCTTGATGTTCATGCAGAAGTGGGCATGGAGAAGCTGCGCGGAAAGAGTTTGAAACTCACAGGTTATCTGGAATTTCTGATAGATGAATTGAACTCGGAAGATGTTCGCATCATTACGCCAAGAAACCCTGACCAGCGCGGTTGTCAGCTTTCACTTTATGTCGATCGCGAAGCAAAAAAATTACACCAAGCTCTTTTGGATGAAGGCATCATTACCGATTACCGCGAACCGAATGTGATCCGCTTGGCGCCCGTTCCGCTCTACAATTCGTTTGAAGATGTTTGGACGTTTGCGGATGTTCTAAGAAGGCACTTATGTTAA